One genomic segment of Brassica napus cultivar Da-Ae chromosome A3, Da-Ae, whole genome shotgun sequence includes these proteins:
- the LOC106442602 gene encoding putative terpenoid synthase 7, producing the protein MGSQTGFDHGSVRTFKMLQPSQWDDYFLYAPIDELELDVFASELEAIKPNVRDMLMSSSPAELGHGSAKRKVLLIYLMTSLGVAYHFENEIEKTLAHAFEKIDDMIANEHDLYTISIFFWVFRTYGYNMSADAFKRFKGDDGMFMDSLAKDAEGMLGLYEAAHLRTTRDYIMDEALSFTMEHMESLAGRARPHLSRLIQNALGLSQHWNMEILVAMEFISFYEQEEDHDETLFKFSKLNFKLLQLIYLKELKMVTKWYKELDFASKLPPYYRDRIVELHFFVISMYFEPQFSSARIMLTKFYTVETITDDTFDRYASISEAESLANSLERWAPDKDMDTQPDYLKFVFKFILDAFKDFEREVRSEGRSYSVKGTIEEFKRLVKSNLDLAKWVQIAHVPSFEDYMEVGEVEITMYATMAGTLMGMGHIATKETYEWLKSRPKLIQSLSINGRLMNDMAGFEDDMSRGYVTTGVNCYMKQFGVTKSEAFKKLHQMRVDNDKIVNEELLKIKDVPKRVLKEAINCARMTHVAYGYGEGLTHPEGKIKEYIIALYIDLIRL; encoded by the exons GAACTCGATGTCTTTGCAAGCGAACTTGAAGCAATCAAGCCCAACGTCAGGGACATGCTCATGTCCTCTTCCCCAGCAGAATTAGGTCATGGCTCCGCGAAGCGGAAAGTACTTTTGATCTATTTGATGACCAGTCTTGGCGTTGCCTATCATTTTGAGAACGAGATAGAAAAGACCTTGGCACACGCCTTTGAAAAGATAGATGATATGATTGCAAATGAGCATGACCTTTACACAATATCCATCTTCTTTTGGGTTTTCAGAACATATGGTTACAACATGTCGGCTG ATGCCTTCAAGAGATTCAAAGGGGATGACGGAATGTTTATGGACTCCTTAGCCAAGGATGCTGAGGGCATGTTGGGCTTGTATGAAGCCGCTCATTTGAGGACGACAAGAGATTATATAATGGACGAAGCACTGAGTTTCACAATGGAACATATGGAGTCGTTGGCAGGACGAGCAAGGCCTCATCTCTCAAGGCTTATACAGAATGCTCTTGGTCTTTCTCAACACTGGAATATGGAGATATTAGTTGCTATGGAATTTATCTCATTCTACGAACAAGAAGAAGACCATGACGAGACACTATTCAAGTTTTCCAAGCTCAATTTCAAGTTACTACAGCTTATATACCTTAAAGAGCTCAAAATGGTTACGAA ATGGTACAAGGAGCTCGACTTTGCATCTAAGTTGCCACCATATTACAGAGACAGAATCGTGGAGTTACATTTTTTTGTGATATCGATGTACTTTGAGCCACAATTCTCAAGTGCGAGGATTATGTTGACTAAGTTCTACACGGTCGAAACCATTACCGACGACACCTTCGATCGATATGCATCTATCTCTGAAGCTGAAAGCCTCGCCAATAGTCTAGAAAG GTGGGCTCCTGATAAAGACATGGATACACAACCAGATTACTTGAAATTCGTGTTTAAATTTATTCTGGATGCATTCAAAGATTTCGAAAGAGAAGTAAGGTCAGAAGGAAGATCTTACAGCGTGAAAGGTACAATAGAAGAG TTCAAAAGACTCGTGAAATCCAACCTTGACCTTGCCAAATGGGTGCAAATCGCTCATGTGCCTAGCTTTGAGGATTATATGGAGGTCGGTGAGGTAGAGATCACGATGTATGCGACTATGGCAGGCACTTTGATGGGTATGGGACATATTGCTACGAAGGAAACTTATGAGTGGCTGAAATCAAGACCCAAACTCATCCAATCATTATCTATTAATGGGCGTCTGATGAATGACATGGCCGGTTTCGAG GATGACATGAGTAGAGGATATGTGACTACTGGTGTCAACTGTTATATGAAGCAATTTGGAGTTACAAAAAGCGAAGCTTTTAAGAAGCTTCATCAAATGCGTGTAGACAACGACAAAATAGTGAACGAAGAGTTGTTGAAGATAAAAGATGTGCCAAAGAGAGTTCTAAAGGAAGCCATCAATTGTGCACGCATGACCCACGTTGCCTACGGTTACGGTGAAGGATTAACACATCCTGAAGGAAAAATTAAGGAATATATTATTGCTCTCTATATTGATCTGATTCGTCTGTAA